In the Aristaeella hokkaidonensis genome, TCATCTTATCTGGACTGGGAGATTGCCTTTGAGCTGCGGCTCAATCGGGCCCGCATGATCCGGATCTATGCGGACGTGCTTGTGATTGCTCCGGGTCATGTTTTCAGCCTGGAATTCAAAATGAAGAATAAACCGGAACCCGATGAAGTCTTGCAGGCCGCGAAATATATACCCTACCTGGAGCTGATCTTCGGCCCATCATATGAAGCCGTTCCCGCTCTTGTTCTGACGTCAGCTTCTGATCTTTTTGAATTTGTGCCTATCGGAAATACGGATATGGTGCTTCCTGCAGCCTCCGGGGATATGCTGTTTAACGTCTTCAATGAGTATATGGGCTTTCTTTCCTGAAGACGGGATGGCGCCGATGTGAAAATTGCGTGAAGTACAGGAAATAAAAGGCTTTGCGTCGAACAATTACACCGTTGATTTTTATGAAAGGACTCTTGCCTCTTATTATGAATACAGAACAGGAAAAGAAATTCGATGTCGGCGGTCAGGCTGTGATGGAAGGCGTGATGATGCGTTCTCCCAATGCCACTGCCGTTACTGTCCGCCGTCCTGACGGTACCATGGTTACCAAGCTGACGCCCTTCGTTCCGCTGAAAGAGAAGCATCCCTGGATGGGAAAGCCTTTCATCCGCGGAATCATCAATATGGGTACCATGCTTTATTACGGGATGAACACCCTTGAAGACTCCACCAAAATGCTCGGCATGCTGGATGAAGAACCCACTAAGTTCGAAAAGTGGCTCGCCCGCAAGCTTGGCAAGGGCGTCGATAAGATCGTCATGGCTTTTGCCATCATTCTGGCAGTCATTCTTTCCGTTGCCCTTTTCATTGCGCTGCCCGCCGGCGTGGAAAGCCTGCTCCGCAGTGCCGGGATGTCCACCATCGGCTACACGCTGATCGGCGGCCTGGTCAAGATTCTCATCCTGATCGGTTATATGATCTTCTGCGGCTGTGTTCCGGAAGTCCGTAGAACCTTCCAGTACCACGGTGCGGAACATAAATCCGTCCATTGCCATGAATCCGGTCTTTCCCTGACGCCCGCCAACGCGCAGACCTTTTCCCGTCTGCATCCCCGCTGCGGTACGGCGTTCCTGCTGATTGTCTTCTCCATCAGTATCCTGCTTTTCCTGGTGCTGAATGTGCTTGTCCCCATCAGCAATTTCTTTGTTCGTTTCCTTTTCCACCTGGCGATGCTTCCCATCGTTGCCGGTGTCAGTTACGAGGTCCTGATGGGCCTGGCCCATTCCAACAGCAAGGGAGCCTGTATCCTGCGCTGGCCTGGCCTGCAGATGCAGCGTCTCACCACCCGTGAACCGGATGAATCCATGCTGGAATGCGCTATTGTTTCTGTAAATGTCGTCCTGAACGGCTTCCCGGAACATGTAAAGAAAACACCGGAAGGCTGGGGCATCTTCCACAGTTATCTCGAATCCGAACCCGGATACGTCCCTCCCGAACCTGAAGAAGAAAAGTCTGAAAGTGAAGCCGACACATCCGATGATGCTGAGGTGTAATGTATGACTTGCCGAGATTTGATCCGCCGTACAGCTGAGCAGTTCAGCGCAGCAGGTGTTCCCGATCCGGTGAATGACGCTGCTTTGCTGCTCTCTCACCTGACAGGGCTCTCACCGCTTTCCCTGCGCCTGGATGAAGACACCGTCCTGGATTACAGGGTTGTGGATGCCTATCAGGTACTTGTCGGGCAGCGGATCTCCCGGATTCCCCTGCAGTATATTCTTGGGGAAGCGCCTTTTTACGGCCGCCTTTTCCGTGTGGATTCACGCGTGCTGATTCCCCGCCCGGAAACGGAACTGCTGTGTGAGTGGGCGCTGGAAGTTCTCCGCAATGATCCGCTTCCCCGGATTCTGGATCTCTGCTGCGGCAGCGGATGTATCGGCATAACGCTGAAGGCTGAAAAGCCGGATGCATTTGTCACCTGTTCTGATCTTTCCCCCGATGCCCTGGCTCTTGCCGCTGAAAATGCTGAGCAGCTGGGTGTGGACGTGGCCTTCTGCCAGACCGATCTCCTGGATGGTTTTGCCACTTCAGGCTTTAATCTGATTATCAGCAATCCGCCTTATATTCCTTCTGCCGACTGCAATACCCTGCAGGAAGAGGTTCTGCGGGAGCCGCGCCTCGCGCTGGACGGCGGGCCTGATGGTCTTTCAGTATACCGCAGGATCATTCCGGATGCTTTCAGGTCATTGGTTTCCGGCGGTGTACTGATGATGGAGCTCGGCGAAGGCGAAGACGCTGATGTCGAAAAACTGCTTCTTGATCATTCTTTTACTTCTGTGGAAATCCGGGAAGACTTGTCCGGAATCCGCAGGATGATTCTTGCCAGAAAACCGTAACGGAGGATTCATGTTTACGAAACTGGAGAGCCTTTCAGACCGCTTTCGGGAACTGTCCGAAGCGATTGCCCAGCCGGAAGTCATACAGGACTATCCGCGTTATCAGGCCTGTCTGAAAGAGCGTTCCTCTCTGGAACCCGTTGTGGAAAAATATGATGCCTTCCGTCGTGTGGAACAGCAGATTCAGGATAACCGTGAATTGCTTTCTGATCCTCTTTTTGCATCTGAAGCTGAAAAGGAACTTGCTGATCTTGCTGTCCAGCGTGAAAAACTGATAGCAGACCTGAAGCTTCTGCTTGTTCCTCCGGATCCGCTGGATGACCGGAATGTGATTATGGAAATCCGCGCCGGCGTAGGCGGTGAGGAAGCTGCCCTTTTTGCCGGCGATCTGATGCGGATGTATCTGCGCTATGCCGATCGGAATCAGCTTCAGGCTTCCCTGCTTTCCGTCAGCGATACGGATCTCGGCGGCATCAATGAAGCCCTGCTCATGTTTTCCGGGCCGGAAGCCTTCGGCCGGCTGAAATTCGAAAGCGGCGTTCATTGCGTCAAACGGGTTCCTGTCACTGAAAGCAGCGGCAGGATTCATACTTCCACCGTCACAGTTGCTGTTTTTCCGGAAGCACAGGAAGTTGAATTCACCCTCGATCCCGCGGATCTGCGTATAGACGTCTTCCATGCGTCCGGCCACGGCGGACAGGGTGTCAACACTACCGACAGTGCCGTCCGTATGACTCACCTGCCTACCGGTCTGGTTGTCACCTGTCAGGATGAACGCAGCCAGCTGGAGAACAAAGCCAAAGCGCTTCGCGTGCTTCGTTCCCGTCTTTTTGACAGGCTGAAGGAAGAGCAGGCTGCGGCTCACGCGGAAGACCGCAGGAACCAGATCGGATGGGGTGAACGCAGCGACCGGATCCGCACCTATTACTTTAATCATGATTATGTTGTTGATCACCGTCTGAATCTGACCGTCAACCGTACGGCCAACGTCATGAACGGTGATCTGGTGCCTTTTATTGACGCGCTCCGCCTGGCTGAAAAAACAGAGAAAATGAATCTCCTGAACCGGAAGTGATTGATTTGAAAACAGATCTCCTTTTACCGTCCCCGGAAACCTATGCCCTGGCCTCTGAAATTCTTGAAAAAGGCGGCCTGGTTGCTTTTCCGACTGAAACAGTGTACGGCCTGGGAGCGAACGCCCTTGACAGTGAAGCGGTGCTGTCTGTTTTCGCAGCCAAAGGTCGTCCTGCGGATAACCCTCTGATTGTGCATATTCATGATCAGTCTCAGCTTGAACCTCTCTGTGATCTTCCGGATGGTGCCCAGGCGCTGATGGATAAGTTCTGGCCGGGTCCCCTGACAATCCTTTGTCCGAAAAAGCCGGCCATTCCGGATACCGTCACTGCCGGCCTACCTACGGTTGCGGTTCGTATGCCCTCTCATCCGGTAGCCCGTGCGCTTCTCCAGGCCTGCAGCCTGCCCATTGCCGCGCCTTCTGCCAACAGTTCAGGCAGGCCCAGTCCCACAACTGCAGCTCACGTCATGGAGGATATGAATACAAAGATTCCCCTCATCATAGACGGCGGCATGTGTGATGTCGGGGTGGAGTCCACTGTGCTGGATCTCTGCCATGGCGCCCCGGTTGTGCTTCGTCCCGGCGGTATTACCCCCGGTATGATCAGCAGCGTTCTGGGTTGTGAAGTCCAGGTGGCCGGCAGCGTCCTGCGGCCCCTGCGGGAAAATGAAACAGCCCTTTCTCCCGGAATGCGATACAAGCATTATGCGCCTCATGCGGTCGTTACGCTCGTGGAAGGACCGGAAGAACGCGTTGTTCCCCTGCTCCGCATGCTTTATGCGCAGCAGGAGGCGGAAGGGGTA is a window encoding:
- a CDS encoding DUF1385 domain-containing protein; the encoded protein is MNTEQEKKFDVGGQAVMEGVMMRSPNATAVTVRRPDGTMVTKLTPFVPLKEKHPWMGKPFIRGIINMGTMLYYGMNTLEDSTKMLGMLDEEPTKFEKWLARKLGKGVDKIVMAFAIILAVILSVALFIALPAGVESLLRSAGMSTIGYTLIGGLVKILILIGYMIFCGCVPEVRRTFQYHGAEHKSVHCHESGLSLTPANAQTFSRLHPRCGTAFLLIVFSISILLFLVLNVLVPISNFFVRFLFHLAMLPIVAGVSYEVLMGLAHSNSKGACILRWPGLQMQRLTTREPDESMLECAIVSVNVVLNGFPEHVKKTPEGWGIFHSYLESEPGYVPPEPEEEKSESEADTSDDAEV
- the prmC gene encoding peptide chain release factor N(5)-glutamine methyltransferase, yielding MTCRDLIRRTAEQFSAAGVPDPVNDAALLLSHLTGLSPLSLRLDEDTVLDYRVVDAYQVLVGQRISRIPLQYILGEAPFYGRLFRVDSRVLIPRPETELLCEWALEVLRNDPLPRILDLCCGSGCIGITLKAEKPDAFVTCSDLSPDALALAAENAEQLGVDVAFCQTDLLDGFATSGFNLIISNPPYIPSADCNTLQEEVLREPRLALDGGPDGLSVYRRIIPDAFRSLVSGGVLMMELGEGEDADVEKLLLDHSFTSVEIREDLSGIRRMILARKP
- the prfA gene encoding peptide chain release factor 1; this translates as MFTKLESLSDRFRELSEAIAQPEVIQDYPRYQACLKERSSLEPVVEKYDAFRRVEQQIQDNRELLSDPLFASEAEKELADLAVQREKLIADLKLLLVPPDPLDDRNVIMEIRAGVGGEEAALFAGDLMRMYLRYADRNQLQASLLSVSDTDLGGINEALLMFSGPEAFGRLKFESGVHCVKRVPVTESSGRIHTSTVTVAVFPEAQEVEFTLDPADLRIDVFHASGHGGQGVNTTDSAVRMTHLPTGLVVTCQDERSQLENKAKALRVLRSRLFDRLKEEQAAAHAEDRRNQIGWGERSDRIRTYYFNHDYVVDHRLNLTVNRTANVMNGDLVPFIDALRLAEKTEKMNLLNRK
- a CDS encoding L-threonylcarbamoyladenylate synthase, with protein sequence MIDLKTDLLLPSPETYALASEILEKGGLVAFPTETVYGLGANALDSEAVLSVFAAKGRPADNPLIVHIHDQSQLEPLCDLPDGAQALMDKFWPGPLTILCPKKPAIPDTVTAGLPTVAVRMPSHPVARALLQACSLPIAAPSANSSGRPSPTTAAHVMEDMNTKIPLIIDGGMCDVGVESTVLDLCHGAPVVLRPGGITPGMISSVLGCEVQVAGSVLRPLRENETALSPGMRYKHYAPHAVVTLVEGPEERVVPLLRMLYAQQEAEGVKSCVLCFSEHVKELADCHPHDIGSSSDPSEIAHRLFDILRRLDEENMEAVFSEVIPPEGVGLAVMNRLGRAAAFRTIQA